One window of Streptococcus suis genomic DNA carries:
- a CDS encoding N-acetyldiaminopimelate deacetylase → MLDLIATRRALHQIPEIGMEEFKTHAYLMDVIGQLLENCDFAQVRTWKTGILVHLTGSAPEKTIGWRTDIDGLPIVEETGLDFKSLHPDRMHACGHDFHMTIALGLLEKMAEQQPKHNLLFLFQPAEENLAGGMLIYEAGAFGEWLPDEFYGLHVRPDLKVGQMATNRATLFAGTCEVKIRFTGKGGHAAFPHTANDALVAASYFVTQVQSVVSRNVDPIEGAVVTFGHMQAGTTNNVIAETAFLHGTIRALTQDMSLLVQKRVREVAEGIAKSFGVELDIVLNPSGYLPVENNPKLADEFMTYFDGVEGVEMIDCPPAMTGEDFGYLLNKVPGVMFWLGVETPYPLHNPRLNPNEAALPLAVDKLSGFLKMKVN, encoded by the coding sequence ATGCTCGATTTAATTGCGACTAGGCGTGCCCTCCACCAAATTCCTGAAATTGGGATGGAAGAGTTCAAGACCCATGCCTATTTGATGGACGTCATTGGTCAGCTACTGGAAAATTGTGATTTTGCTCAAGTTCGGACCTGGAAAACGGGTATTTTGGTCCATCTGACAGGTTCTGCGCCGGAAAAAACCATCGGTTGGCGGACAGATATTGACGGCTTGCCTATCGTTGAGGAAACGGGGCTGGATTTCAAATCTCTCCATCCTGACCGTATGCATGCCTGTGGACATGATTTTCACATGACCATTGCCTTGGGGCTTTTGGAGAAAATGGCAGAGCAGCAACCCAAGCATAATCTGCTCTTCCTCTTTCAGCCTGCAGAGGAAAATCTGGCTGGCGGCATGCTCATATATGAGGCAGGTGCCTTTGGTGAGTGGTTGCCAGATGAATTTTATGGGCTCCATGTCCGGCCAGACCTCAAAGTTGGTCAAATGGCCACCAATCGTGCGACCCTTTTTGCGGGCACTTGCGAAGTCAAGATACGGTTTACTGGAAAAGGTGGCCACGCAGCATTTCCCCATACCGCAAATGACGCCCTTGTGGCGGCCAGCTATTTTGTGACCCAAGTCCAGTCGGTGGTTAGCCGCAATGTGGACCCGATAGAGGGGGCAGTGGTAACCTTTGGGCACATGCAGGCGGGCACGACCAATAACGTCATAGCCGAAACGGCCTTTTTGCACGGCACCATTCGGGCCTTAACGCAAGACATGAGCCTTTTAGTGCAAAAACGTGTCCGTGAGGTGGCTGAAGGTATTGCCAAATCTTTTGGTGTAGAGCTAGACATCGTGCTCAACCCAAGCGGCTATCTGCCTGTGGAAAACAATCCGAAACTAGCAGATGAATTCATGACTTACTTTGATGGTGTGGAGGGAGTTGAGATGATTGACTGCCCACCTGCCATGACGGGTGAGGACTTTGGTTATCTGCTCAACAAGGTACCGGGGGTCATGTTCTGGTTAGGAGTGGAGACGCCTTATCCCCTCCACAATCCCCGTCTTAATCCCAATGAGGCTGCTCTTCCCTTGGCTGTGGATAAGTTGAGTGGATTTTTGAAAATGAAAGTGAACTAA
- a CDS encoding 5-formyltetrahydrofolate cyclo-ligase, with amino-acid sequence MDKKIIRKEMLAQLKFLSSSQREKSSQTMTDLLVETEAYKSATSLATYLSMPHEWNTRYLIEQAQADGKQIFIPKTYSQGRMDFVEYNPNDLVKSAFGVWEPGTYSQPVDKSVINLIHVPGLAWNKAGFRIGYGGGFYDRYLADFHGQTVSTLADFQLLAIEPEIFDQAVKELVIVETDV; translated from the coding sequence TTGGATAAAAAAATCATTCGTAAGGAAATGTTGGCTCAATTGAAGTTCTTGTCCTCGAGTCAGCGGGAGAAGAGCAGTCAGACCATGACTGATTTGTTGGTAGAGACAGAGGCTTACAAGTCTGCAACCTCTCTTGCCACCTATCTTTCCATGCCACATGAGTGGAATACGCGTTATCTGATTGAGCAGGCACAGGCGGATGGTAAGCAGATTTTCATCCCTAAGACCTATTCACAAGGGCGGATGGATTTTGTAGAATATAATCCTAATGATTTGGTCAAGTCGGCTTTTGGTGTCTGGGAACCGGGAACTTATTCACAACCTGTGGATAAGTCTGTGATTAACTTAATTCATGTGCCCGGTTTGGCTTGGAATAAGGCCGGTTTTCGGATTGGATATGGTGGCGGATTTTATGATCGCTACCTAGCTGATTTTCACGGGCAGACGGTGTCGACTTTGGCAGATTTTCAGCTATTGGCTATTGAGCCGGAGATATTTGACCAAGCAGTAAAGGAGTTAGTGATTGTTGAGACAGATGTTTGA
- a CDS encoding rhomboid family intramembrane serine protease: MRQMFDRRYPVTNGLLAVTTAVFLLIQILRFGQTTAAYTIFEFGGMYGEAVRQDPSQLWRLISPIFIHIGWEHFLFNSITLIGLGYQLEGLFGPRRFFLLYLLSGMMGNLFVLFFTPGVVGAGASTSLFGLFAAMALLRKFSRSRYLQVLGQRYMMLLGMNLVLGLFTPSISMAGHIGGAVGGALVVIFLPPLVEKNLFSGKQIFYSFISYLAIFILLLGIFYLV; encoded by the coding sequence TTGAGACAGATGTTTGATAGACGGTACCCTGTGACCAATGGCTTGTTGGCTGTGACGACGGCTGTATTCTTGCTCATCCAAATCTTGCGTTTTGGGCAGACGACCGCGGCCTATACAATTTTTGAGTTTGGCGGTATGTATGGAGAGGCGGTACGCCAAGATCCTAGTCAGCTGTGGCGCCTGATTTCGCCGATTTTTATTCATATCGGCTGGGAACATTTTTTGTTTAACAGTATCACCTTGATTGGGCTGGGTTACCAGCTGGAAGGACTGTTTGGTCCGCGCCGCTTCTTTTTGCTTTATCTGCTGTCTGGAATGATGGGCAATCTTTTTGTTCTCTTTTTCACTCCGGGAGTGGTCGGAGCGGGAGCGTCGACCTCCTTGTTTGGCCTCTTTGCGGCTATGGCCCTCCTGAGAAAATTTAGTCGCAGTCGCTATTTACAGGTTCTTGGGCAACGCTACATGATGCTTTTGGGGATGAACTTAGTGCTTGGACTCTTCACACCTTCGATCTCTATGGCAGGTCATATCGGTGGCGCGGTCGGCGGTGCCCTAGTCGTCATTTTTCTTCCACCGCTTGTGGAAAAAAATCTGTTTTCTGGTAAGCAAATCTTTTACAGCTTTATTAGTTATTTAGCTATATTCATCCTCTTGTTGGGCATCTTTTATCTGGTATAA
- the dapD gene encoding 2,3,4,5-tetrahydropyridine-2,6-dicarboxylate N-acetyltransferase, which yields MTATKMNAQEIIQFIANAEKKTAVKVTFEGQLVAEVPATVIKLGNVLFGDWKDVEPLLAGLTENVDYVVENDARNSAVPLLDKRAINARIEPGAIIRDQVAIGDNAVIMMGAVINIGAEIGAGTMIDMGAVLGGRATVGKNSHIGAGAVLAGVIEPASADPVHVGDNVLVGANAVVIEGVQIGSGSVVAAGAIVTQDVPENVVVAGVPARIIKEIDAQTQQKTALEEALRTL from the coding sequence ATGACTGCAACAAAAATGAACGCTCAAGAAATCATCCAATTTATCGCCAATGCTGAGAAGAAAACGGCTGTGAAAGTGACCTTTGAAGGTCAGTTGGTGGCAGAAGTTCCGGCAACTGTCATCAAGCTGGGCAATGTCCTCTTCGGTGACTGGAAGGATGTGGAGCCGCTTTTGGCTGGCTTGACGGAAAATGTGGATTATGTGGTGGAAAATGACGCTCGCAACTCAGCTGTGCCATTGCTTGACAAGCGCGCTATCAACGCTCGTATCGAGCCGGGGGCTATTATCCGTGACCAAGTCGCTATCGGTGATAATGCGGTCATCATGATGGGTGCCGTTATCAACATCGGTGCGGAAATCGGTGCAGGGACTATGATTGACATGGGTGCCGTTCTTGGTGGTCGTGCGACGGTCGGTAAAAATAGCCATATCGGTGCAGGTGCAGTGCTTGCAGGCGTGATTGAGCCAGCATCAGCAGACCCAGTTCACGTCGGCGATAATGTCTTGGTCGGTGCTAATGCCGTTGTCATTGAAGGCGTGCAAATCGGTAGCGGTTCCGTCGTTGCGGCAGGTGCCATCGTGACTCAAGACGTGCCTGAAAATGTGGTAGTAGCAGGTGTTCCAGCCCGCATTATCAAAGAAATCGACGCTCAAACCCAACAAAAAACAGCCTTGGAAGAGGCTCTCCGTACACTCTAA